The following proteins are encoded in a genomic region of Pseudoxanthomonas suwonensis 11-1:
- a CDS encoding alpha/beta fold hydrolase: MTPVEVTLPATIGPLAALRIERPGAPKVIALHGWLDNAASFLPLLPHLPPLDLVLLDSPGHGRSAHLPPGAEYVLATYVHAVLDVADALGWERFALLGHSMGAAVASLVAVAQPQRVERLALIENLGPLAEEADAAPARLHQAVGAARARRGRSLRVFPELEVAVRARLQASPMAEHAARLLVERGTHAVEGGHVWSSDPRLTLPGAQRMTEVQVQALLRALECPLHVVHARRAQPYFTEQMRAARLAVVPQAAVTVLDGGHHLHMDMPEAVAAALGRFLAAGG, from the coding sequence ATGACGCCGGTCGAGGTCACGCTGCCGGCCACCATCGGTCCGCTGGCGGCGCTGCGGATCGAGCGCCCCGGCGCGCCGAAGGTCATCGCCCTGCATGGCTGGCTGGACAACGCGGCCAGCTTCCTGCCGCTGCTGCCGCACCTGCCGCCGCTGGACCTGGTCCTGCTGGATTCGCCCGGCCACGGCCGCAGCGCGCACCTGCCGCCCGGTGCCGAATACGTGCTTGCCACCTACGTGCACGCGGTCCTGGACGTGGCCGATGCGCTGGGCTGGGAGCGCTTCGCCCTCCTCGGCCATTCCATGGGCGCCGCGGTCGCCTCGCTGGTGGCGGTTGCCCAGCCGCAGCGGGTGGAGCGCCTGGCCCTGATCGAGAACCTGGGCCCGCTGGCCGAGGAAGCCGATGCCGCACCGGCACGCCTGCACCAGGCCGTCGGCGCTGCGCGGGCCCGCCGCGGTCGCTCGCTGCGGGTGTTCCCGGAACTGGAGGTGGCAGTGCGCGCGCGCCTGCAGGCCAGCCCGATGGCCGAGCACGCCGCGCGCCTGCTGGTGGAGCGGGGTACGCATGCGGTCGAGGGCGGCCACGTCTGGAGCAGCGACCCGCGCCTGACCCTGCCCGGCGCCCAGCGCATGACCGAGGTCCAGGTCCAGGCCCTGCTGCGCGCGCTGGAATGCCCGCTGCACGTGGTCCATGCGCGCCGCGCCCAGCCGTACTTCACCGAGCAGATGCGCGCCGCCCGCCTGGCCGTCGTGCCGCAGGCCGCGGTGACCGTGCTCGATGGCGGCCACCACCTGCACATGGATATGCCGGAGGCGGTGGCCGCCGCGCTCGGGCGCTTCCTCGCCGCCGGCGGCTGA
- a CDS encoding precorrin-2 dehydrogenase/sirohydrochlorin ferrochelatase family protein: MGLYPLFADLAGREVLVVGGGEVAARKIAALLRAGADVRLHTRDIGHPDIQAAVDEGRITCMQGDFDPAWLDGVWLVVAATDDHAFNAGLAAEAGRRRRLINVVDDAALSTYQVPAVVDRSPLVVAISSAGAAPMLARRIRERLETLLDPATGALAGLFARHRERIRTALPDLSLRRRWFETILDGRLDAVAGDPGALEATFLAELVAAGVRGAVQGSVSAIAAVEPDLLTLRALRALNEADLILVGPGVREDALEPARRDASRVDVASADEAAERAARHAGEGERVVYLYVESQAGREIEAVKAACANAGVAFRRIPGVPMKIS; this comes from the coding sequence ATGGGGCTGTACCCGTTGTTTGCCGACCTGGCCGGGCGCGAGGTGCTCGTGGTCGGGGGAGGCGAGGTGGCTGCGCGCAAGATCGCCGCGCTGCTGCGCGCCGGCGCCGACGTGCGCCTGCATACCCGCGACATCGGCCATCCCGACATCCAGGCGGCGGTGGACGAAGGCCGCATCACCTGCATGCAGGGCGACTTCGACCCCGCCTGGCTGGACGGGGTCTGGCTGGTGGTCGCCGCTACCGACGACCACGCCTTCAATGCGGGACTGGCCGCCGAGGCCGGACGCCGCCGGCGCCTGATCAACGTGGTCGACGACGCGGCCCTGTCCACCTACCAGGTGCCCGCGGTCGTGGACCGGTCCCCGCTGGTGGTGGCCATTTCCTCCGCCGGCGCGGCGCCGATGCTGGCGCGCCGTATCCGCGAGCGGCTGGAAACCCTGCTGGATCCGGCGACCGGTGCCCTGGCCGGCCTGTTCGCCCGGCACCGCGAACGCATCCGCACGGCCTTGCCGGACCTTTCCCTGCGTCGGCGCTGGTTCGAGACCATCCTCGACGGCCGCCTGGATGCGGTGGCCGGCGACCCTGGTGCACTGGAAGCCACCTTCCTAGCCGAACTCGTTGCCGCTGGTGTGCGGGGCGCGGTACAGGGCAGCGTGTCCGCCATCGCCGCCGTGGAGCCCGATCTCCTTACCCTGCGCGCGCTGAGGGCACTCAACGAGGCCGACCTGATCCTGGTCGGTCCCGGTGTGCGCGAGGATGCGCTGGAACCGGCCCGGCGCGATGCCAGCCGGGTGGACGTGGCTTCCGCCGACGAGGCTGCGGAGCGGGCCGCCAGGCACGCGGGCGAAGGCGAGCGTGTCGTCTATCTATATGTAGAGAGCCAGGCAGGCCGCGAAATCGAGGCCGTAAAGGCGGCCTGCGCCAATGCTGGCGTGGCTTTCCGGCGCATCCCCGGGGTGCCGATGAAAATTTCCTGA
- the tatB gene encoding Sec-independent protein translocase protein TatB yields the protein MFDIGFGELLLIAVVALVVLGPERLPKAARFAGLWVRRARAQWYSVRAELERELEAEELKRNLQQAKAELQQAEAALRQGADAARGSLDELRREVESTRSSDEPMAADVDSPALAAPEAATDAGVPAPGATAPANPANPAEPAKERDEPRHS from the coding sequence ATGTTCGATATCGGATTCGGCGAACTGCTGCTGATCGCGGTGGTCGCACTCGTCGTGCTTGGACCGGAACGGCTGCCGAAGGCGGCGCGTTTCGCCGGGCTGTGGGTGCGCCGCGCGCGCGCCCAGTGGTACTCGGTGCGCGCCGAGCTTGAGCGCGAGCTGGAAGCCGAGGAGCTCAAGCGCAACCTGCAGCAGGCCAAGGCCGAGCTGCAGCAGGCCGAAGCAGCCCTGCGCCAGGGCGCCGATGCCGCCCGCGGCAGCCTGGACGAACTGCGTCGCGAGGTAGAGAGCACCCGCTCGTCCGACGAACCCATGGCCGCTGACGTGGACAGCCCCGCGCTGGCCGCGCCGGAAGCCGCCACGGATGCGGGCGTACCGGCACCCGGCGCCACCGCGCCCGCCAACCCCGCTAACCCTGCCGAACCTGCCAAGGAGCGCGATGAACCCCGCCACTCCTGA
- a CDS encoding lipid-binding SYLF domain-containing protein, which produces MSHLSKFLLPLLLLVAAPAVAGPEEDARAREAVRVLDEIQKIPEQSIPDKLLDEAKAIVVIPDTIKAGLVIGGRRGHGLMSVKTPDGTWSNPVFVTLTGGSIGFQAGVQSSDIVLVFRNDRSLDNVVNGKFTLGADAAVAAGPVGRNAAAATDGQLKAEIWSWSRARGLFAGVALDGAALRIDNKAQAEVYGSTTTPRMVFEDRAPAPAGNAIVAFRDQLEEATYNARLTRGTSGQAPVATSGRVTIPNQQPEPQVQTQGVQPLPAPPVTGPAPTQGFEPVDDTVRSEPLPY; this is translated from the coding sequence ATGTCGCATCTGAGCAAGTTCCTGCTGCCCCTCCTTTTGCTGGTTGCCGCGCCCGCCGTGGCCGGTCCGGAGGAAGACGCACGGGCACGCGAGGCGGTGCGCGTCCTCGACGAGATCCAGAAGATCCCCGAGCAGTCGATCCCGGACAAGCTGCTGGACGAGGCCAAGGCGATCGTCGTCATCCCCGACACGATCAAGGCCGGCCTGGTGATCGGCGGCCGTCGCGGCCATGGCCTGATGTCGGTGAAGACCCCGGACGGCACCTGGTCCAACCCGGTGTTCGTGACCCTCACCGGCGGCAGCATCGGCTTCCAGGCCGGCGTGCAGTCCTCGGACATCGTCCTGGTATTCCGCAACGACCGCAGCCTGGACAACGTGGTCAACGGCAAGTTCACCCTGGGCGCGGACGCCGCCGTGGCCGCCGGCCCGGTCGGCCGCAACGCCGCCGCCGCCACCGACGGCCAGCTCAAGGCCGAGATCTGGTCCTGGTCGCGCGCCCGCGGCCTGTTCGCCGGCGTGGCCCTGGACGGCGCCGCGCTGCGCATCGACAACAAGGCCCAGGCCGAGGTCTACGGCTCCACCACCACCCCGCGCATGGTCTTCGAGGACCGCGCGCCCGCGCCGGCGGGCAACGCCATCGTGGCCTTCCGCGACCAGCTCGAGGAAGCCACCTACAACGCGCGCCTGACCCGCGGCACTTCCGGCCAGGCCCCGGTGGCCACCAGCGGCCGGGTCACCATCCCGAACCAGCAGCCGGAACCGCAGGTGCAGACCCAGGGCGTGCAGCCGCTGCCGGCGCCGCCGGTCACCGGCCCGGCGCCGACCCAGGGTTTCGAGCCGGTGGACGACACCGTGCGCAGCGAGCCGCTGCCCTACTGA
- the tatA gene encoding Sec-independent protein translocase subunit TatA, whose translation MGAWGIGHWIVVLVVVLLVFGTKRLRGAGKDLGEAVRGFKDGMREPEKPAQLGDERTDASRTEAERDRSQH comes from the coding sequence ATGGGCGCTTGGGGCATCGGACATTGGATCGTAGTGCTGGTGGTGGTGCTGCTGGTTTTCGGCACCAAGCGCCTGCGCGGTGCCGGCAAGGATCTCGGCGAAGCGGTAAGGGGCTTCAAGGACGGGATGCGCGAGCCGGAGAAGCCGGCCCAGCTCGGTGACGAGCGGACCGACGCATCCAGGACCGAGGCCGAGCGCGACCGCTCGCAGCACTGA
- the hemH gene encoding ferrochelatase — MDTDAATTLLVVNLGTPEAPTAPAVRRYLAEFLGDPRVVSIPAILWKPLLHGLILPLRGPRSAANYAKVWLPEGSPLMVYTRRLAERMQAAIPEWKVLPAMRYGEPALRRLLRDLRQEGVRRLVILPLYPQYSTTTTASVADVVAAETQGMDVTLIEDYSVDPAWVEAMAATIRSHRQQGGSGRHLLFSFHGLPQRVADNGDPYPQRCVASAEAIAASAGLEPGQWSMAYQSRFGRERWLEPSTQGELDRLAAAGVREVDVVCPGFAVDCIETLEEVALGLAEHFESKGGQLRYIPCLNDAPEHAAALARLVRCAAGKVE; from the coding sequence ATGGACACCGACGCTGCAACCACCCTGCTGGTGGTCAACCTTGGCACGCCCGAAGCGCCCACCGCGCCGGCCGTTCGCCGTTACCTGGCCGAGTTCCTCGGCGACCCGCGGGTGGTGTCGATCCCCGCCATCCTGTGGAAGCCGCTGCTCCATGGCCTGATCCTGCCGCTGCGTGGTCCGCGTTCGGCGGCCAACTACGCCAAGGTGTGGCTGCCCGAGGGCTCGCCGCTGATGGTCTACACCCGGCGCCTGGCCGAACGCATGCAGGCGGCGATTCCCGAATGGAAGGTCCTGCCGGCGATGCGCTATGGCGAACCGGCCCTGCGCCGGCTGCTGCGCGACCTGCGCCAGGAAGGCGTGCGCCGCCTGGTGATCCTGCCGCTCTACCCGCAGTACTCGACCACCACCACGGCTTCGGTCGCCGACGTGGTCGCCGCCGAGACCCAGGGCATGGACGTGACCCTGATCGAGGACTACTCGGTCGATCCGGCCTGGGTCGAGGCCATGGCCGCGACCATCCGCAGCCATCGCCAGCAGGGCGGTAGTGGCCGGCACCTGCTGTTCTCCTTCCATGGCCTGCCACAGCGCGTGGCCGACAACGGCGATCCCTACCCGCAGCGCTGCGTCGCCAGCGCCGAGGCGATCGCCGCCTCGGCCGGACTGGAGCCGGGCCAGTGGTCGATGGCCTACCAGTCGCGCTTCGGCCGCGAGCGCTGGCTCGAGCCCTCCACACAGGGCGAGCTCGACCGCCTCGCCGCCGCCGGCGTGCGCGAGGTCGACGTGGTCTGCCCGGGTTTCGCGGTCGACTGCATCGAGACCCTGGAGGAAGTGGCCCTCGGACTTGCCGAGCACTTCGAATCCAAGGGCGGCCAGCTGCGCTACATCCCCTGCCTCAACGACGCGCCGGAACACGCCGCGGCCCTGGCCCGGCTCGTGCGCTGCGCGGCCGGCAAGGTGGAATGA
- a CDS encoding M28 family metallopeptidase — protein MFRKSLIGVAVGALLLAGCGRQAEETTAATPDANANVPAPTSDHPFEAAITADDFAELTRTLASDEFEGRGPGSVGEERTVEYIRAQMQRIGLQPGNGDSFFQEVPMVETTADPATRLSIKTGDEAMDLAFGPDMVVGTRTGEQQVSVRDSEMVFVGYGVDAPERDWNDYAGQDWSGKTVVMFVNDPGFHTNDGKLFDGRKMTYYGRWTYKFEEAARKGAAAALIVHDTAGASYGWDVVKNSWSGPQYDLPSADDPDPRLPVQGWITADVARKLFSSAGLDLDEAYRTASKPGFKPVPLKARLSVDLNSTSTRKTSRNVVGVLPGSSRADEAVLYMAHWDHLGKHEGEGDTIYNGAVDNATGVAGILEIAEAFAAQEQRPERSVVFLAVTLEESGLLGSKYYVAHPTFPLEKIAGVINLDAMSVGGRSRDFVVTGYGSSELEDILKPIATMQGRQLQEEGSVQSGFYFRSDHFNFAKAGVPALYAKGGSDLVEGGKAAGKAASDDYASRYHAPTDEFSEDWKLDGVVEDLEALYGVGRELAAGDRWPNWYEGNPFKATRDRMMQARQPATPAAQ, from the coding sequence ATGTTCCGCAAGTCCCTGATCGGCGTCGCCGTTGGCGCGCTCCTGCTGGCCGGTTGCGGCAGGCAGGCCGAAGAAACCACGGCTGCAACGCCCGATGCGAATGCCAACGTCCCGGCACCCACGTCGGACCATCCGTTCGAGGCGGCGATCACCGCCGACGATTTCGCCGAACTGACCCGCACCCTGGCCTCGGACGAGTTCGAGGGCCGCGGCCCCGGCTCGGTCGGCGAGGAGCGCACGGTCGAGTACATCCGCGCGCAGATGCAGCGCATCGGCCTGCAGCCGGGCAACGGCGACAGCTTCTTCCAGGAAGTGCCGATGGTGGAGACCACCGCCGATCCGGCCACCCGCCTGTCGATCAAGACCGGTGACGAGGCCATGGACCTGGCCTTCGGTCCGGACATGGTGGTCGGCACCCGCACCGGCGAGCAGCAGGTCTCGGTGCGCGACAGCGAGATGGTGTTCGTCGGCTACGGCGTGGATGCGCCGGAGCGCGACTGGAACGACTACGCCGGCCAGGACTGGAGCGGCAAGACCGTGGTGATGTTCGTCAACGACCCGGGCTTCCACACCAACGACGGGAAGCTGTTCGACGGCCGCAAGATGACCTACTACGGCCGCTGGACCTACAAGTTCGAGGAAGCCGCGCGCAAGGGCGCGGCCGCCGCGCTGATCGTCCACGACACCGCCGGCGCCAGCTATGGCTGGGACGTGGTGAAGAACTCCTGGTCCGGCCCGCAGTACGACCTGCCCTCCGCCGACGATCCGGATCCGCGCCTGCCGGTGCAGGGCTGGATCACCGCCGACGTGGCCCGCAAGCTGTTCTCCTCCGCTGGCCTGGACCTGGACGAGGCCTACCGCACCGCCAGCAAGCCGGGCTTCAAGCCGGTGCCGCTGAAGGCCAGGCTTTCGGTCGACCTCAACAGCACCAGCACCCGCAAGACCTCGCGCAACGTGGTCGGCGTGCTGCCGGGCAGCAGCCGTGCCGACGAGGCCGTGCTGTACATGGCCCACTGGGACCACCTCGGCAAGCACGAGGGTGAGGGCGACACGATCTACAACGGTGCCGTCGACAACGCCACCGGCGTGGCCGGCATCCTCGAGATCGCCGAGGCCTTCGCCGCGCAGGAACAGCGCCCGGAGCGTTCGGTGGTGTTCCTCGCCGTGACCCTGGAGGAATCCGGCCTGCTGGGCTCCAAGTATTACGTGGCCCACCCGACCTTCCCGCTGGAGAAGATCGCCGGCGTGATCAACCTCGACGCCATGTCGGTCGGCGGCCGCTCGCGCGACTTCGTGGTCACCGGCTACGGCAGCTCGGAGCTGGAGGACATCCTCAAGCCGATCGCCACCATGCAGGGCCGCCAGCTGCAGGAAGAAGGCTCGGTGCAGAGCGGCTTCTACTTCCGCTCCGACCACTTCAACTTCGCCAAGGCCGGCGTGCCGGCGCTGTACGCCAAGGGCGGCAGCGACCTGGTCGAGGGCGGCAAGGCGGCCGGCAAGGCCGCGTCCGACGACTACGCCTCGCGCTACCACGCCCCGACCGACGAGTTCAGCGAGGACTGGAAGCTCGACGGCGTGGTCGAGGACCTGGAAGCCCTGTACGGCGTCGGCCGCGAACTGGCCGCGGGCGACCGCTGGCCAAACTGGTACGAAGGCAATCCCTTCAAGGCGACCCGCGACCGCATGATGCAGGCCCGCCAGCCGGCCACTCCCGCCGCGCAGTAA
- a CDS encoding murein hydrolase activator EnvC family protein, whose product MLGVLLAVACGLVQAQEKRDPTAAERELRKVRAELQEIARERRRLEGQRGDAATRLRRADEQLGRSARELAETEAALQRETQVLAELEQRRDRLRADQDQARERLAALLRASYTLGGKAPLKLLLAQDRAADAQRALAYHRYAQREHARQVQALSASLDELQTVEEGIAQRRAELEALRAAQQEKIAALKRDRGQRAALLSELDTRYQDRQEREKALGQDAKSLEQLLKNLRAAAARAAAEKRAAEQKAREQARRTQATPREGSKPRGPVAATTPPPKVGGLGWPASGDLLARFGGKLPDGRSSSGVLIGAAAGAPVTAVADGTVVFSEWMTGYGLILIIDHGNGYMSLYAHNDALLRDVGDRVRKGDPVARVGSSGGHGRPALYFELRRDGKPVDPSAWLQRR is encoded by the coding sequence ATGCTGGGCGTCCTGCTGGCCGTGGCCTGCGGCCTGGTCCAAGCCCAGGAGAAGCGCGACCCTACCGCCGCCGAGCGCGAACTGCGCAAGGTGCGGGCGGAGCTGCAGGAGATCGCCCGCGAGCGCCGTCGCCTGGAGGGCCAGCGCGGCGATGCCGCCACCCGCCTGCGCCGCGCTGACGAGCAGCTGGGCCGCAGCGCCCGCGAACTGGCCGAAACCGAGGCCGCCCTGCAGCGTGAAACCCAGGTGCTGGCCGAGCTGGAACAGCGCCGCGACCGGTTGAGGGCCGACCAGGACCAGGCCCGCGAGCGCCTGGCCGCGCTGCTGCGCGCGTCGTACACGCTCGGCGGCAAGGCCCCGCTGAAGCTGCTGCTGGCCCAGGACCGCGCCGCCGACGCCCAGCGCGCCCTGGCCTACCACCGCTATGCCCAGCGCGAGCACGCGCGCCAGGTACAGGCGCTGTCCGCCTCGCTGGACGAACTGCAGACGGTGGAGGAGGGCATCGCCCAGCGTCGTGCCGAGCTGGAGGCGCTGCGCGCCGCCCAGCAGGAGAAGATCGCCGCGCTCAAGCGGGACCGCGGCCAGCGCGCCGCCCTGCTCAGCGAGCTGGACACCCGCTACCAGGACCGCCAGGAACGCGAGAAGGCCCTGGGCCAGGATGCGAAGTCGCTGGAGCAGCTGCTGAAGAACCTGCGTGCGGCCGCCGCCCGAGCCGCGGCCGAGAAGCGCGCCGCCGAGCAGAAGGCGCGCGAACAGGCGCGGCGGACACAGGCCACGCCGCGCGAGGGCAGCAAGCCGCGTGGACCGGTGGCGGCCACCACCCCGCCGCCGAAGGTCGGTGGCCTCGGCTGGCCGGCCAGTGGCGACCTGTTGGCCCGCTTCGGCGGCAAGCTGCCGGACGGACGCAGCAGCAGCGGCGTGCTGATCGGTGCCGCCGCCGGCGCGCCGGTGACCGCGGTGGCCGACGGCACCGTGGTGTTCTCCGAGTGGATGACCGGCTACGGCCTGATCCTGATCATCGACCACGGCAACGGCTACATGAGCCTGTACGCGCACAACGACGCCCTGCTGCGCGACGTAGGCGACCGCGTGCGCAAGGGCGACCCGGTGGCGCGGGTGGGCAGCTCCGGTGGCCACGGCCGTCCGGCGCTGTACTTCGAGCTGCGCCGCGACGGCAAGCCGGTCGATCCCTCGGCCTGGCTGCAGCGCCGCTGA